The sequence CAAGAATACCCAGCAGCCGACGCTGATCTGCTGCAAGACCGTGATCGGCTTCGGTTCGCCGAACAAGCAGGGCAAGGAAGAATGCCACGGTGCGCCGCTGGGCGATGATGAGATCGCCGCGACCCGTGAAGCGCTGAACTGGCCGCATGCGCCGTTCGAGATTCCCGAGAGCATTCGGGCTGAGTGGGATGCCCGCGCAGCTGGCGCCGAGCGTGAAGCCGAGTGGAATAGCCGTTTTGCTGCCTATCAGCAGGCTTACCCGGAGCTGGCAGCCGAGTTCAAGCGCCGCCTGGCCGGTGAGCTGCCGGCTGATTTTGCCGACAAGGCCGCAGCTTATGTTGCCGAGGTGGCTGCCAAGGGCGAGACCATCGCCAGCCGCAAGGCCAGTCAGAACAGCCTCAATGCCTATGGCCCGCTGCTGCCGGAATTGCTCGGCGGTTCGGCTGATCTGGCCGGTTCCAACCTGACCCTGTGGAAGGGCTGCAAGGGGGTCGAGGCCGGTGATGCCGACGGTAACTACCTGTTCTACGGTGTGCGCGAGTTCGGTATGAGCGCGATCATGAACGGTATCGCCCTGCACGGCGGGTTCATCCCCTATGGTGCGACCTTCCTGATCTTCATGGAATACGCGCGCAACGCGGTACGCATGTCGGCACTGATGAAACAGCGGGTGCTTTATGTGTTCACCCATGACTCCATCGGTCTGGGCGAAGACGGCCCGACCCACCAGCCGATCGAGCAACTGGCCAGCCTGCGCGGCACCCCGAACCTGGATACCTGGCGCCCGGCCGATGCGGTCGAGTCGGCAGTAGCCTGGAAGTACGCGATCGAGCGTGCCGACGGCCCCAGTGCGCTGGTGTTCTCACGCCAGAACCTGCCGCACCAGAGCCGCAGTGCCCAGCAACTGGCGGATATCGCTCGCGGTGGTTACATCCTCAAGGACTGCGCCGGTGAGCCGGAACTGATCCTGATCGCCACTGGCTCGGAAGTCGGGCTGGCGGTGGACGCGTTCGATAAGCTGAGCGCCGCTGGCCGTCAGGTCCGTGTGGTGTCGATGCCCTCGACCAGCGTGTTCGATCAGCAGGACGCCGCATACAAGCAACAGGTGCTGCCGCTGGAAGTCGGCGCGCGCATCGCTATCGAAGCCGCGCATACCGACTTCTGGTACAAGTACGTCGGCCTCGACGGCCGCATCATCGGCATGCAGAGCTTCGGTGAGTCTGCGCCGGCGCCGGCGCTGTTCGAGGAGTTCGGTTTTACCCTCGACAATGTTCTGGCCGCAGCCGAAGAGCTGCTGGAAGACTGACAAGCCGTTTGCGGCGAAGGCTGAAGGCCTCGTTTGCTGACGGGGCTTTCAGCGTTCAGCCTGCAGCCACGAGTGCAGCGAATGATACCCACTGATCACCAGCCTTTTCGCATTGCCCTCAACGGCTACGGCCGGATTGGCCGCTGCGTGCTGCGTGCGTTGCATGAGCGCGGCGGTGACGGCCTGCAGATCGTGGCGCTGAATGATCTGGCCGATCAGGCCAGCATCGAATACCTGACCCGTTTCGATTCGACCCATGGGCGCTTTCCTGGTGAGGTAAGCGTGGATGGCGATTGCCTGCATATCAATGGCGATTGCGTGAAGGTGTTGCGTGAGCAGCATCCGGAAGGGGTCGACTGGGCGGCTCTGGGGGTGGATCTGCTGCTGGAGTGTTCGGGCCAGTACACCACCCGCGAGGAGGCCCTGCGTTTTGCCCATGCCGGGGTGCCGCGTGTACTGTTTTCACAGCCGATGGCCAATGAGCAGGCGGTCGATGCGACGGTGGTCTATGGGGTCAATCATCAGCAATTGGATGCTTCGCAGCGGCTGGTGTCGAATGCTTCATGTACGACCAATTGCGGGGTGCCGCTGCTCAAGCTGCTGAATGAGCGTGTGGGGCTGGAGTATGTGTCGATCACGACCATCCATTCGGCGATGAACGATCAGCCGGTGATCGATGCCTACCATCATGATGATCTGCGTCGTACCCGCTCGGCGTTTCAGTCGGTGATTCCGGTGTCGACCGGCTTGGCGCGGGGGATTGAGCGGTTGTTGCCGGAGCTGGCCGGGCGGATTCAGGCCAAGGCGATCCGGGTGCCGACGGTGAATGTGTCGGCGTTGGACATCACCTTGCAAACTGCTCGTGATACCACCGCTGAGGAGATCAATGAGTTGCTCAGGGCGGCGGCAGGCGCTGAGTTTGTCGGGTTGCTGGACTATACCGAGCTGCCGCATGCCAGTTGCGATTTCAACCATGATCCGCATTCGGCGATTGTCGATGGCAGTCAGACCCGGGTGTCGGGGCCGCGGATGGTGAATCTGCTGGTGTGGTTCGATAACGAGTGGGGTTTTGCCAACCGGATGCTGGATGTGGCGGGATATTGGTTGCGGCGCTGCGGGCCAGAAGGCTGAGCCTGCTTGGGCCAAGAGTTTTGTTGCTGTCAGGTTCGTGCATGGTGCCATTGCCGTTAGCCGGTCATGGACACGCTGCAAGTACGTCCCTGTAAGCTCGGCGATAGCCATCCCTGGCTATCGACGGTCCATGACCGGCTAACGGCAACGGCCCTTTCAGGGCTGCATTGTTGCTTCAGGTTTGTGGTCCAGTGAAGACTTTGTAGCTGACTAGTTTGAAATTTTTGATTCAAGGAGCCAGAAATGAGCGTATTGACCATGCAGGAGCTGGATCTCAAAGGCCAGCGGGTGCTGATTCGTGAAGATCTGAACGTGCCGGTCAAGAACGGCAAGGTGGCCAGTGATGCGCGTATCGTCGCGTCCTTGCCGACCATCAAGCTGGCGCTGGAGAAGGGCGCGGCAGTGATGGTCTGTTCGCACCTGGGGCGGCCGGAAGAAGGCGTGTTCAGTGAGGAGAACAGCCTGGCACCGGTAGCGGCCTACCTGAGCGAGGCGTTGGGTCGTGAGGTGCCGCTGGTTCGCGATTATCTGGATGGCGTTGCAGTGCAGCCCGGTGAGCTGGTGCTGCTGGAGAACGTACGCTTCAACAGCGGTGAGAAGAAGAATACCGATGAGCTGGCGCAGAAATATGCGGCGCTTTGTGATGTGTTTGTGATGGATGCCTTTGGTACTGCGCACCGGGCTCAGGGTTCGACCCATGGGGCGGCGAAGTTTGCCAAAGTGGCCTGTGCCGGCCCGCTGCTGGCGGCTGAGCTGGAGGCGCTGGCCAAGGCACTGGACAAGCCGGCGCGGCCGATGCTGGCGATTGTCGCAGGCTCCAAGGTGTCGACCAAGCTGGATGTGCTCAATGCTCTGGCTGAGAAGTGCGATCAGTTGATTGTTGGCGGTGGTATCGCCAATACCTTCCTTGCGGCTGCTGGCTACAAGGTTGGCAAGTCGCTGTATGAGGCTGATCTGGTGGATACCGCCAAGGCCATCGCGGCCAAGGTCAGCGTGCCGCTGCCGACTGATGTGGTGGTGGCCAAGGAGTTTGCCGAAAGCGCTGAGGCGACAGTCAAAGCGATTGCCGATGTAGCCGATGACGACATGATTCTGGATATCGGGCCGCAAACCGCCAAGATCTTTGGCGAGATGCTCAAGGCTTCCGGTACCATTTTGTGGAATGGCCCGGTTGGCGTGTTCGAGTTCGACCAGTTTGGCAACGGTACCAAGGTGCTGGCCGAGGCGATTGCCCAAAGCCCGGCGTTTTCGATTGCCGGTGGTGGCGATACCCTGGCAGCAATTGACAAGTATGGCGTAGCTGAGCGGATTTCCTATATTTCTACTGGTGGCGGTGCGTTCCTCGAGTTTGTCGAGGGCAAGGTGTTGCCGGCGGTCGAGATTCTGCAGCAGCGCGCACGATAAACCGAGTTCCGACATTTAAACGGAGAGACAACCCATGGCTCTGATCAGTCTGCGCCAAATGCTGGACCACGCTGCCGAGTTCGGCTACGGCGTCCCGGCGTTCAACGTCAATAACCTGGAGCAGGTCCGCGCCATCATGGAAGCGGCCTCTAATACCGACTCACCAGTTATCCTGCAGGCTTCGGCCGGTGCGCGCAAATATGCCGGTGCGCCGTTCCTGCGCCACATGATTCTCGCGGCGATTGAAGAGTTTCCGCATATTCCGGTGTGTATGCACCAGGATCACGGTACTAGCCCGGCAGTATGCCAGCGTTCGATTCAATTGGGCTTTTCCTCGGTGATGATGGATGGTTCGCTGGGAGAGGACGGCAAGACCCCGACCGATTACGAATACAATGTTCGGGTAACCCGTCAGGCGGTCGAGATGGCTCATGCCTGTGGCGTTTCGGTCGAAGGTGAACTGGGCTGTCTGGGTAGCCTGGAAACCGGCATGGCCGGTGAAGAAGATGGCATCGGTGCTGAGGGCGTGCTGGATCACAGTCAGATGCTGACTGATCCGGAAGAGGCGGCTGATTTCGTCAAGCAGACCCATGTCGATGCGCTGGCGATTGCCATTGGAACCAGCCACGGGGCTTACAAGTTCACCCGGCCACCGACTGGCGACATCCTGGCAAT is a genomic window of Halopseudomonas phragmitis containing:
- a CDS encoding phosphoglycerate kinase, whose product is MSVLTMQELDLKGQRVLIREDLNVPVKNGKVASDARIVASLPTIKLALEKGAAVMVCSHLGRPEEGVFSEENSLAPVAAYLSEALGREVPLVRDYLDGVAVQPGELVLLENVRFNSGEKKNTDELAQKYAALCDVFVMDAFGTAHRAQGSTHGAAKFAKVACAGPLLAAELEALAKALDKPARPMLAIVAGSKVSTKLDVLNALAEKCDQLIVGGGIANTFLAAAGYKVGKSLYEADLVDTAKAIAAKVSVPLPTDVVVAKEFAESAEATVKAIADVADDDMILDIGPQTAKIFGEMLKASGTILWNGPVGVFEFDQFGNGTKVLAEAIAQSPAFSIAGGGDTLAAIDKYGVAERISYISTGGGAFLEFVEGKVLPAVEILQQRAR
- the fba gene encoding class II fructose-bisphosphate aldolase (catalyzes the reversible aldol condensation of dihydroxyacetonephosphate and glyceraldehyde 3-phosphate in the Calvin cycle, glycolysis, and/or gluconeogenesis), with the translated sequence MALISLRQMLDHAAEFGYGVPAFNVNNLEQVRAIMEAASNTDSPVILQASAGARKYAGAPFLRHMILAAIEEFPHIPVCMHQDHGTSPAVCQRSIQLGFSSVMMDGSLGEDGKTPTDYEYNVRVTRQAVEMAHACGVSVEGELGCLGSLETGMAGEEDGIGAEGVLDHSQMLTDPEEAADFVKQTHVDALAIAIGTSHGAYKFTRPPTGDILAIDRIKAIHARIPNTHLVMHGSSSVPQEWLAVINEFGGEIPETYGVPVEEIVEGIKHGVRKVNIDTDLRLASTGAVRRFLAENPSEFDPRKFLSKTVDAMRDICMARYEAFGCAGQASKIRPVSLEKMFERYAAGELEPKVN
- the tkt gene encoding transketolase, with the protein product MSSRRDRANAIRALSMDAVQKAKSGHPGAPMGMADIAEVLWRDYMKHNPVNPQWADRDRFVLSNGHGSMLIYSLLHLTGYDLSVDDLKNFRQLHSKTPGHPEYGYTPGVETTTGPLGQGVANAVGFAIAEKVLAAQFNRDGHDIVDHFTYVFLGDGCMMEGISHEVCSLAGTLGLGKLLAFYDDNGISIDGEVEGWFTDDTPKRFEAYGWQVIRNVDGHDADEIKTAIETARKNTQQPTLICCKTVIGFGSPNKQGKEECHGAPLGDDEIAATREALNWPHAPFEIPESIRAEWDARAAGAEREAEWNSRFAAYQQAYPELAAEFKRRLAGELPADFADKAAAYVAEVAAKGETIASRKASQNSLNAYGPLLPELLGGSADLAGSNLTLWKGCKGVEAGDADGNYLFYGVREFGMSAIMNGIALHGGFIPYGATFLIFMEYARNAVRMSALMKQRVLYVFTHDSIGLGEDGPTHQPIEQLASLRGTPNLDTWRPADAVESAVAWKYAIERADGPSALVFSRQNLPHQSRSAQQLADIARGGYILKDCAGEPELILIATGSEVGLAVDAFDKLSAAGRQVRVVSMPSTSVFDQQDAAYKQQVLPLEVGARIAIEAAHTDFWYKYVGLDGRIIGMQSFGESAPAPALFEEFGFTLDNVLAAAEELLED
- the epd gene encoding erythrose-4-phosphate dehydrogenase, yielding MIPTDHQPFRIALNGYGRIGRCVLRALHERGGDGLQIVALNDLADQASIEYLTRFDSTHGRFPGEVSVDGDCLHINGDCVKVLREQHPEGVDWAALGVDLLLECSGQYTTREEALRFAHAGVPRVLFSQPMANEQAVDATVVYGVNHQQLDASQRLVSNASCTTNCGVPLLKLLNERVGLEYVSITTIHSAMNDQPVIDAYHHDDLRRTRSAFQSVIPVSTGLARGIERLLPELAGRIQAKAIRVPTVNVSALDITLQTARDTTAEEINELLRAAAGAEFVGLLDYTELPHASCDFNHDPHSAIVDGSQTRVSGPRMVNLLVWFDNEWGFANRMLDVAGYWLRRCGPEG